The window TGGGCCTCGAAGAAGGCGCTGACGACGCCCGGTATCCGCGGCGCCGCCAACTACGCGCTGGTCAAACTCCACACGAAAATCTTCCTCGACAAGGCCGACGAGGCCCACCGTGAGGAACGCCGCGACCACCTCGACGATTTCTTCGATGCGACGATGGACGCCTACGTCGCCGCCCTCCAGCAGGACTACACCGAGGCCGAAGCCCGCGAAATCACACACATTCAGGCCAACTTCGACTTCTTCAACTACGGCTGGACGGAGATGATGGAGTTCCCGGGCGACGAACTCGAGGACCACTACCGCCGCTACGAGGACTTCTTCTCCGAACACGGTATCACCATCGACGACCCCCTTGGCGAGTTCCAGCCGGCCGGCGGCGTCGCCGGGGCACCGAAGACGCCGGAGAAACGCGAGGCAGGCGAATACGAAAACGCCATCGAGGGCTTTGCCGACGATGTCTACGTCGAAACCCACGAGGGCGAGACGGTCGTCGGAGGCGATACCGACGAACCCGAGGTCAGCGTCACCGATGCGCCGGGCGTCAGCGACGACGACGCCAAGGCCGACTAAGCCGTCTCGGGGCCTGCATCCACGGTTCGGTGGCAGTCACCGGTGAGGCGGCAGGCGAGTTGGCGGGCTTTGCGAACGATTCGCCCCGACGCGACGCCGACCGTCGCACCGACGACGGCGGCAGTGGTCACCGCGGGATGGGCGGCGAACACCAGCAGTCCGAGGAAGCCGCCGAGGATGACGGCCGTCACAGCGAGGTAGGCGCCGAGCGAGGCGGCGGACCGACGGGCGTAGTCTCTGTCTCTCATACATGTGAAGACAGGGCTGGCACCCCAATAAGTGTAATCTGAAATTCATTTCTGTTGGGCGATTTACTGAAATCGATTTCAGTAATCGTCGTCGAGAATCCGGTCGGCGGCCGCATACCCCGCCTCTATGGCACCGTCGAGGCTCCGCTCGGGGTACTGCGCCCGGGAGGCCATTCCCGCGTAGTGGACGCCCGGTGCGACCTCAGCGGAGAGGTCGTAGGGGATGACCATGTCGAGATAGCCGCGCTCGTAGACGGGCGCCGTCTTCGGGTTCCGCGCGATGAGCGTCCAGTTGACAGCCTCGCGGTCGAACCCAGGGAACATGTCCTCGATACCGTCGAGCCACAACTCCTCGACGCCCTCGTCGTCGAGTTTCCACAGTTCCTCGTCGGTATCCTGAACGTAACTGGCAACGTACAGCAGGTGTTCGCCACCGTAGCGCTCCGGCGGGATGAAGTTCGTATGTTCGATGAGCGCGCCGAAAGGCGCTTCGTCGGCGATATTGAGCCAGTAGGTGTCCATCAACTGCTCGTCCATCGAGACGACCGCACAGACCGACCCCTGAAAGTCGATATCGCACTCGTAGCCCGTCAGGTCCTCCAAGACGTCGGGCATCGTGGCGACCACGACATCGTCGACGGCGTGCGTCTCGCTCGTCGCCTCACCGTTTTCCGCCCGCGTTTCGACCGTAAGCGATTCGACGGGCCCGCGGCTGTCGGCACTCTCCTCGAAGCCGAGGCCCGTAACGAAGGCCCCCGTCTCGATGTTCTCGCGGCCGACAGCCTCGACCAGTTCGTCGACGAGGACGCCGAATCCGCCCTCGATGTAGCCCAGAATCTCGCCCTTCAGGAGGTCCCGTTCACCGCGGAACTTGACGCGGCCGAGGAGCCACGCCGCCGAGACGTCCTCCTTGCGCGAGCCGAACTTGGCGTCGAGCAGGGGTTCGAAGAAGTACTCGTAGACGCCGCGGGACGTATGTTCGATGAGGAACTCCTTGATGGGAACGTCCTCGAAATCCACGAGGTTCTCGTAGGTATCGGTCCGCGGGATGCCACTGCGGACGTCGACCTCCATGGTCAACATCGCCAGCCGGAACTTGTCGTACAGCGAGAGGTACGGGTAGGCCGCGATTTCCCACGGTTTGTCGAGGGGATGGGCGACGCCGTCGACGTAGTAGGCGTTCTCGCCGACGCGCCACTCGATGCGGTCGCCGAGGCCCAGTTCCTCGGCCAACTCGACGATGGTTTGTTCGGATTTCGAGAGGTGGTGATAGAACGCCTCGATGCGGTCCCCGCGGGTCTCGTAGGTGGCCGCAAGGCCGCCGACGCGGTCGTTGGCCTCGAAGACACGTACCTCGTGGCCCGCTTGCTGGAGGCGATAGGCCGCGGAAAGTCCCGCGAGGCCGCCGCCGACGATACCGATCATAGTCTCATCTCGACACCCCGCGTTGTTGGCTCTTGCTACTCGGTTGGCTCTTCGGAGGTACCCACCATTGATGCCGTGAGGTTCTCACAAGCATCCGCGCGAGCGAAGCGAGCGCGGTTCCCCGGACGCGAGGCCGAAGGCCGAGCGCCCGGTAGCGCCGACTGACTAACGCTCAGCCGACCGTAGGGAGGCTGAGCGGCTGGAAGGAGGCGCGCATATTTCCCCCACGTTTTTGCCGTCATCAGACCGCGACGCGGTCTGATTGCCCATCAGATTCCTGCGGAATCTGATGACCGCGGAGGCGTGTCGCGCCCCAAAGCGGGCGCGACCGTCGGAGCGTGCAAAAAGTGGCTGCGTTAGAAAATAGTCGCGCCCTGTCCGATGCGCGTCTGATAGGCGCGGGCGTCGATGCCCTCCTCTTCGAAGGTATCGATCATCGCACTGGCGATGGTGCGGCGGTCGCCCTCGTGGCAGGCGGCGATGACCGTCGGGCCGGCACCGGAGATGGTGACGCCCGTCGCGCCGGCCTCGAAAGCGGCCTCGCGGACCTCCTCGTAGCCCGTGATGAGTTCCGCGCGGGCGGGCGTGACGATGGTGTCGGTCATACCGCGGCCAACGAGGTCGGGGTCGTCGCGAGCCATCCCGACCGAGAGGGTCGCGGCGTTGCCGACGGTTTCGACGACCTGTTCCATGCGAGCGCCGTCGGGGACGACTTCGCGAGCGTCCCGCGTCGAGACGACGATTTCCGGCAAGCAAGTGACCAGTGGGATAGAGGCGTCGACCTGCGTGACGCCGTCCTCACGGGCGATGGTAAAGCCGCCCATGATGGACGGTGCGACGTTGTCGGAGTGGGCCGCGCCGGAAACGACCGCCTCGCCCTCGGCGGCGATGGGGACGAGTTCCTCGCGGGTGAGACCGCGGTCGTAGAGTTCGTTGAGGCCGACGGCGGCGGCCGCGGCGGAGGCTGCCGACGAACCGAGACCGGAGGCCGGACGAACGCCCTTGTCGATTTCTATGTGGGCGGGCGCGTCCAGCGCCTCCGCAACGGCCCCGACGGTGTTCTTGTCGGGGTCCTCGGGGATGTACTGGCTGCCGACGCCCGTGATGTCGATCGTGGTGCGGTCGGCCTTGGAGACGCGGACGACGTCGGCCGGCTTTTCGAGGGCCGCACCGAAGACGTCGAAGCCACTCCCCAGGTTCGCACTCGTCGCAGGGGCCCGCACCGTTACCATGGCCGGAGTATCCCGGCGCCCCCGGATAAAACCCACTTTTCAGACCCACTTTTCGCACTGCCTTCGGATGCGCTCGGTCAGGGCGGCGGCGAAGTCACCACGGTATACGGTCGCGGCTATGCTGCAACCCCGAAACGTGGCTTCAGAACTCCTTGACGACCCCGTAGCC of the Natronomonas halophila genome contains:
- a CDS encoding homoserine kinase, with protein sequence MVTVRAPATSANLGSGFDVFGAALEKPADVVRVSKADRTTIDITGVGSQYIPEDPDKNTVGAVAEALDAPAHIEIDKGVRPASGLGSSAASAAAAAVGLNELYDRGLTREELVPIAAEGEAVVSGAAHSDNVAPSIMGGFTIAREDGVTQVDASIPLVTCLPEIVVSTRDAREVVPDGARMEQVVETVGNAATLSVGMARDDPDLVGRGMTDTIVTPARAELITGYEEVREAAFEAGATGVTISGAGPTVIAACHEGDRRTIASAMIDTFEEEGIDARAYQTRIGQGATIF
- a CDS encoding NAD(P)/FAD-dependent oxidoreductase, which codes for MIGIVGGGLAGLSAAYRLQQAGHEVRVFEANDRVGGLAATYETRGDRIEAFYHHLSKSEQTIVELAEELGLGDRIEWRVGENAYYVDGVAHPLDKPWEIAAYPYLSLYDKFRLAMLTMEVDVRSGIPRTDTYENLVDFEDVPIKEFLIEHTSRGVYEYFFEPLLDAKFGSRKEDVSAAWLLGRVKFRGERDLLKGEILGYIEGGFGVLVDELVEAVGRENIETGAFVTGLGFEESADSRGPVESLTVETRAENGEATSETHAVDDVVVATMPDVLEDLTGYECDIDFQGSVCAVVSMDEQLMDTYWLNIADEAPFGALIEHTNFIPPERYGGEHLLYVASYVQDTDEELWKLDDEGVEELWLDGIEDMFPGFDREAVNWTLIARNPKTAPVYERGYLDMVIPYDLSAEVAPGVHYAGMASRAQYPERSLDGAIEAGYAAADRILDDDY
- a CDS encoding DUF6149 family protein produces the protein MKLRQNPRHWASKKALTTPGIRGAANYALVKLHTKIFLDKADEAHREERRDHLDDFFDATMDAYVAALQQDYTEAEAREITHIQANFDFFNYGWTEMMEFPGDELEDHYRRYEDFFSEHGITIDDPLGEFQPAGGVAGAPKTPEKREAGEYENAIEGFADDVYVETHEGETVVGGDTDEPEVSVTDAPGVSDDDAKAD